In Phalacrocorax aristotelis chromosome 25, bGulAri2.1, whole genome shotgun sequence, the following proteins share a genomic window:
- the RAB25 gene encoding ras-related protein Rab-25, whose protein sequence is MGSAEEDYNFVFKVVLIGESGVGKTNLLSRFTRNEFNHDSRTTIGVEFSTRTILVGDAAVKAQIWDTAGLERYRAITSAYYRGAVGALVVFDITKHQTYDVVDRWLKELYDHAEASIVVMLVGNKTDLAQAREVPTEEAKMFADNNGLLFVETSALDSTNVEQAFETILKEIFHKVQKQKQRSSQTNMVSLASESAESTAPAQTEKRPCCVAL, encoded by the exons TCGTCCTGATCGGGGAGTCTGGGGTGGGCAAAACCAATCTGCTCTCCCGCTTCACCCGCAACGAGTTCAACCATGACAGCCGCACCACCATCGGCGTGGAGTTTTCCACCCGCACCATCCTGGTGGGAGACGCCGCGGTGAAGGCTCAGATCTGGGACACGGCCGGGCTGGAGCGGTACCGCGCCATCACCTCTGC GTATTACcggggggctgtgggtgccctGGTCGTCTTTGACATCACCAAGCACCAGACGTACGATGTGGTGGACCGCTGGCTGAAGGAGCTGTATGACCACGCCGAGGCCAGCATTGTTGTCATGCTGGTGGGGAACAAGACAGACCTCGCACAGGCTCGGGAGGTGCCCACGGAGGAGGCAAAAATGTTTGCAG ACAACAACGGGCTGCTATTTGTCGAGACCTCGGCGCTGGACTCCACCAACGTCGAGCAGGCATTCGAGACCATCCTGAAGG agatCTTTCACAAAgtgcagaagcagaagcagaggagcagccaAACCAACATGGTGTCACTTGCCAGCGAGAGCGCGGAGAGCACGGCCCCAGCGCAGACGGAGAAGCGCCCATGCTGCGTGGCCCTCTGA